Proteins from a genomic interval of Paenibacillus sp. RC334:
- a CDS encoding sigma-70 family RNA polymerase sigma factor, giving the protein MITTNVSSFNPDTLNHIFNFILRGVNEEDREDVKQDSIVQILTAIHKGNIKKDISTFSHTVIKRSVVDYYRKKKRKITQFSTTVNFCDGTDEEGSMANYYSVQVNDYGFKLADVKVDYLSNRNRFTKQEQRIINFMLFTEEGMDMKPAEIAHYLDIHKSHACRAVKKLRELYKTEIDK; this is encoded by the coding sequence ATGATAACGACAAATGTTAGCTCATTTAACCCAGATACCTTAAATCATATTTTTAACTTTATACTTCGTGGTGTTAACGAGGAGGATCGAGAAGATGTGAAACAGGATTCAATCGTTCAAATTCTGACAGCGATCCACAAAGGGAATATAAAAAAGGATATATCTACTTTTTCACATACGGTCATTAAACGTTCTGTGGTTGACTATTATCGTAAAAAAAAACGTAAAATTACACAGTTCAGTACAACCGTTAACTTTTGCGATGGCACAGATGAAGAAGGCTCAATGGCCAATTATTACTCGGTTCAAGTGAATGATTACGGGTTTAAATTAGCAGACGTGAAAGTAGACTACTTAAGCAACCGTAATAGATTCACAAAACAGGAGCAACGAATCATAAATTTCATGCTATTTACTGAAGAAGGCATGGATATGAAACCTGCAGAAATCGCCCATTATCTTGATATTCATAAATCCCATGCTTGTCGAGCCGTGAAAAAACTAAGAGAACTCTATAAAACTGAGATTGACAAATAA
- a CDS encoding sigma-70 family RNA polymerase sigma factor, whose translation MNGLLSDTYIQLRKPAVKDMHNIKLICACKEDKDLLGEFLQENRKFMFSIIMRYRGSIEELKMKFKVTEDDLYQHACIGLLTALKDFDIHRGIKFTTYVVRPILWEVNQLLYSNSQEVRLSRGAIDMIRRMVEIEDALGYRPSEQKMAKLLQVPIERYREVAQFSDAMEHFDSIDNFEATDNSQNNMDEHVINKVYVQQLLCSSLFTEHEKTVMHLIMKGANNSQISEILHVYPMTITRTLARIRKKIDKHKQDTENIQIEAQSKYREEINLIVEMSKEHKQVLNVTDITDVLKISGYDISKYSKRVLYYIRKKAKLAI comes from the coding sequence GTGAACGGATTGCTCAGTGATACGTATATACAATTAAGAAAACCTGCTGTGAAGGATATGCATAATATAAAGCTGATCTGTGCGTGTAAAGAGGACAAAGACCTTCTTGGGGAATTTCTTCAAGAGAATCGGAAATTTATGTTTTCGATTATTATGCGATATAGGGGAAGTATAGAAGAGCTAAAAATGAAATTCAAGGTTACTGAAGATGACTTATACCAACATGCATGTATAGGATTACTAACGGCACTCAAGGATTTTGATATTCATCGAGGAATTAAATTTACTACGTATGTAGTAAGACCAATTTTATGGGAGGTTAATCAGTTATTATATAGCAACTCTCAAGAGGTAAGACTTAGTCGGGGAGCTATTGATATGATCCGAAGGATGGTAGAGATAGAAGATGCACTAGGCTACAGGCCGAGTGAGCAAAAAATGGCGAAGCTACTTCAAGTTCCTATAGAACGTTACAGAGAAGTTGCCCAATTCAGTGATGCAATGGAACATTTTGATTCAATAGATAACTTCGAAGCTACAGACAACTCACAAAATAACATGGATGAACATGTGATTAATAAGGTTTATGTTCAACAACTGTTATGTAGTTCTCTGTTTACAGAACATGAAAAAACGGTGATGCACTTAATTATGAAAGGAGCTAATAACTCCCAGATATCTGAAATACTCCACGTATACCCCATGACAATCACCAGGACGTTAGCACGCATCAGGAAAAAAATAGATAAACACAAACAGGATACTGAGAATATCCAAATTGAAGCTCAATCAAAATACAGAGAAGAAATTAACTTAATTGTAGAGATGAGTAAAGAACATAAACAAGTCTTGAATGTTACAGACATTACAGATGTACTTAAAATATCCGGCTATGATATTTCAAAGTATTCAAAACGTGTTCTTTACTATATCCGCAAAAAAGCAAAATTAGCTATATAA
- a CDS encoding Xaa-Pro peptidase family protein translates to MNDKITRLYDKLKSQSWDGLLVTDPKHIYYLTGFASEPHERFLGLVLLRDEEPELIVPALDAEAAHAASSVTRISTHTDTDNPYDLLRQRTDTGVKVFALEKEHVSVLRYEQLHTAIGAAQYVDLGPVLQDMRVRKTPEEVRRLKHAAQLVEDALRHGLTHVREGVTEVELVAEIEYQMKKIGADGPSFDTTVLSGPKTALPHGVPGTRKLEHGDLLMFDMGVYSDGYASDITRTFAFGKLSAELETIYQTVLRSNEAGIAAIRPGVSCASVDQAARAVVEAAGYGPAFNHRVGHGLGMSVHEYPSVHGGNEDLLHEGFVFTIEPGIYVPGLGGVRIEDDVLVTSDGVEVLTSFPKELTVLG, encoded by the coding sequence ATGAATGATAAAATAACCCGGCTGTATGATAAATTGAAGTCACAGTCATGGGACGGATTGCTCGTTACCGATCCCAAGCACATTTACTACCTGACTGGCTTTGCCAGTGAGCCGCATGAGCGATTTCTTGGCTTGGTACTGCTTCGGGACGAGGAGCCTGAACTGATCGTGCCTGCACTGGATGCAGAGGCGGCCCACGCTGCTTCTTCCGTGACTCGCATCTCCACCCACACAGATACGGATAATCCATATGATCTGCTGCGCCAGCGCACAGATACCGGGGTGAAGGTGTTCGCCTTGGAAAAGGAACACGTCTCTGTACTCCGCTACGAGCAGCTACATACTGCCATTGGTGCGGCTCAATATGTGGATCTCGGTCCCGTGCTTCAGGATATGCGCGTAAGAAAAACACCTGAGGAAGTACGGCGTCTGAAACATGCCGCACAATTGGTAGAGGACGCGCTTCGCCACGGCCTGACCCATGTGCGTGAAGGCGTGACAGAAGTCGAGCTGGTAGCCGAAATTGAATACCAGATGAAGAAAATCGGCGCAGATGGCCCGTCCTTTGACACTACGGTACTATCTGGACCCAAAACAGCGCTGCCTCATGGTGTTCCTGGTACCCGCAAGCTGGAACACGGCGATCTGCTCATGTTTGATATGGGCGTATATTCAGACGGTTACGCCTCAGACATTACGCGTACTTTTGCTTTTGGCAAGCTGTCAGCTGAGCTGGAGACGATTTATCAGACGGTACTCCGCTCAAACGAGGCTGGTATTGCCGCCATTCGTCCGGGTGTATCCTGCGCGTCGGTAGACCAGGCAGCACGTGCAGTTGTAGAAGCTGCCGGGTATGGTCCCGCCTTTAACCATCGGGTTGGACACGGCCTTGGCATGAGCGTTCACGAATATCCGTCTGTGCATGGCGGCAATGAAGACCTGCTTCATGAGGGCTTCGTGTTCACCATAGAACCCGGCATCTACGTGCCAGGCCTCGGCGGTGTGCGGATTGAAGATGACGTTCTGGTCACCTCTGACGGCGTAGAAGTACTGACCTCTTTTCCGAAAGAGCTAACGGTACTGGGATAG
- a CDS encoding GNAT family N-acetyltransferase gives MNRDQSFSIEFARREDLPAIVGIYNSTIAGRMVTADLEPVTVESRIPWFEAHQEDHRPLWVLRHKETIAGWASLQSFYGRPAYNGTAEISIYVHEDSRGTGAGSRMVQHVLNACPGLGITTLLGFVFGHNEPSIALLRKFGFEQWGYYPRVALLDSIERDLAILGKRVDVEDK, from the coding sequence ATGAATAGGGACCAATCTTTTTCCATTGAATTTGCGCGCAGGGAGGATCTTCCGGCTATTGTGGGCATTTATAATTCCACCATTGCAGGACGAATGGTAACGGCAGATTTGGAGCCCGTGACAGTGGAGAGCCGTATCCCATGGTTTGAGGCTCATCAAGAAGACCATCGACCTTTGTGGGTTCTGAGACATAAAGAGACGATTGCAGGGTGGGCCAGCCTTCAGTCTTTTTACGGACGTCCAGCTTATAACGGTACGGCGGAAATCAGTATTTATGTCCATGAAGATTCTCGTGGAACTGGAGCAGGAAGTCGTATGGTGCAACACGTACTGAATGCATGCCCTGGGCTTGGAATTACGACGCTGTTGGGGTTTGTATTCGGTCACAACGAGCCGAGTATCGCCTTGCTGCGGAAATTCGGTTTTGAGCAATGGGGTTATTATCCGCGTGTTGCGCTGCTGGACAGCATAGAGCGGGATCTGGCTATTCTGGGTAAACGAGTGGATGTTGAGGATAAATAG
- a CDS encoding threonine/serine exporter family protein: MLAQLFTSFIATAAFGILFHAPRHSLLQCGFVGMLGWLVYYWTTDSMGPVSASLLATVLIGIISQSFARLYKMPVIIFSVAGMIPLVPGGMAYNAMRQFVQHNYPQALELAMSTLMIAGAIAVGLVLSEVLNQIFRNIRFKPQR; encoded by the coding sequence ATGCTTGCACAATTATTCACAAGCTTTATTGCTACCGCTGCTTTCGGCATTCTTTTCCATGCTCCCCGACATTCACTGCTACAATGCGGCTTCGTCGGCATGTTGGGCTGGCTCGTCTATTATTGGACTACAGACAGCATGGGACCCGTGAGCGCCAGCCTGTTGGCAACGGTTCTAATCGGAATCATCAGCCAGAGCTTTGCCAGACTGTACAAAATGCCCGTTATTATTTTCAGCGTGGCAGGCATGATTCCGCTCGTCCCGGGGGGAATGGCCTACAATGCGATGCGACAGTTTGTACAACATAATTATCCTCAGGCACTGGAGCTAGCTATGAGTACGCTGATGATCGCAGGTGCCATTGCTGTCGGTTTGGTGCTGTCCGAGGTGCTCAATCAAATTTTTCGCAACATCCGTTTTAAACCGCAGCGTTAA
- a CDS encoding HAD family hydrolase — MNLHKKAVFFDVDDTMYDHLHPTRDALRTVLGLSERFPYEEAYNRIRYYSDVLSAKGGLLEGKAGQDELEDMREGRFVLALQEFGVNITREQAVDIQKEYLDRQYRIEPFEGATSLMDELSSAGYLVGLITNGLEDHQMSKIRAMALENHIAAEHIFVSGTVGYAKPDPRIFEVVNERTGTLAEHCCYIGDSWRNDVAGAVAANWRVIWFNHRKVAPESEVVGVYETAASYSELKKLLLYPTYV; from the coding sequence ATGAACTTGCACAAGAAGGCCGTATTTTTTGATGTGGATGATACAATGTACGATCATTTGCACCCTACTCGCGATGCGTTGCGTACAGTATTAGGATTGAGTGAGCGTTTTCCTTATGAAGAGGCCTATAATCGTATTCGCTATTACAGTGATGTGTTATCAGCCAAAGGAGGACTATTGGAGGGGAAAGCGGGGCAGGATGAGCTGGAGGATATGAGGGAAGGCCGTTTTGTTCTGGCTTTACAGGAATTTGGGGTGAATATTACCCGTGAGCAGGCAGTGGATATCCAAAAAGAGTACTTGGATCGCCAGTATCGGATTGAGCCTTTCGAGGGAGCTACATCGTTAATGGACGAGTTGAGCTCGGCTGGATATCTGGTTGGCTTGATTACGAATGGTCTCGAAGATCACCAGATGAGCAAAATCAGGGCCATGGCGCTGGAAAATCATATTGCGGCAGAGCATATTTTTGTATCCGGAACGGTTGGCTATGCCAAGCCTGATCCACGTATCTTCGAAGTAGTGAACGAACGGACAGGGACTCTGGCGGAGCATTGCTGCTATATTGGGGATTCCTGGCGTAATGACGTGGCGGGAGCTGTAGCGGCGAATTGGCGGGTCATCTGGTTCAATCACAGAAAGGTTGCCCCGGAGTCTGAGGTAGTGGGAGTCTATGAAACAGCGGCAAGCTATTCAGAGTTGAAAAAATTACTGCTGTATCCGACATATGTCTAA
- a CDS encoding serine/threonine protein kinase produces the protein MVEQWRQADEIISQVTVYSTEDNDPVTIKTVSQDVRCIGIGTDAAVFTLDMLPGYAFKVYSDMAIEKKDAEADVYERLRGSDFFPHYYGKGDKYIVISYESGITLLDCLLQGISVPEQVILDVEEAREFVRSKGLNPRDIHLKNVLMQDGRAKVLDVSEYVKEGDDKRWEHLVWAYHTFYSGISEVKVPSWILDTIKKWYYKLDNSSFNLEEFAQRASQLFSKWKS, from the coding sequence ATGGTTGAACAATGGAGGCAGGCAGACGAAATCATAAGTCAAGTGACTGTTTACAGTACCGAGGATAATGATCCGGTTACGATTAAAACAGTCTCCCAAGACGTCCGTTGTATTGGCATCGGGACGGATGCGGCCGTATTTACGCTCGATATGTTGCCCGGCTACGCGTTCAAGGTGTACTCAGACATGGCGATCGAGAAGAAGGATGCGGAGGCCGACGTATACGAGCGTTTGCGGGGATCCGATTTTTTTCCACATTATTACGGGAAAGGTGACAAGTATATTGTCATAAGCTATGAATCAGGTATTACGCTTCTGGATTGTCTGCTGCAAGGCATTTCGGTGCCGGAGCAAGTCATTCTGGACGTGGAAGAGGCGAGGGAGTTTGTCCGATCCAAGGGGCTGAATCCCCGTGATATTCATCTCAAAAATGTACTGATGCAAGATGGACGCGCCAAGGTATTGGACGTATCCGAATACGTGAAGGAGGGCGATGACAAGCGCTGGGAGCATCTGGTGTGGGCGTATCATACGTTTTACTCAGGTATCTCGGAGGTTAAAGTTCCGTCATGGATTCTGGATACGATTAAAAAATGGTACTACAAGCTGGACAACTCCAGCTTTAATCTGGAGGAGTTCGCTCAACGCGCCAGCCAACTGTTTTCCAAATGGAAGTCATAA
- a CDS encoding NAD-dependent malic enzyme translates to MQGGIGGKNIILRLEISTEHIQFGQLITLVNEHGGDVIAIDVIRTSEKVTVRDITVTIADPAEIDRMITRIKKAQGVKVLSISDRTFLLHLGGKIEMQPKVPIQNRDDLSRVYTPDVARVCMAIHEEPDKAFRLTIKRNTVAVVSDGSAVLGLGNIGPYAAMPVMEGKAMLFKQLGSVDAFPICLDTQDTEEIIKAIKQIAPAFGGINLEDISSPRCFEIEQRLRQELDIPVFHDDQHGTAVVLYAGLINALKVVGKALSDVKIVVCGIGAAGVACTKILLSAGAVNIIGVDRHGAITADETYDHPVWNWYAQHTNPERLSGTLSEVLKGADVFIGLSAGGLLQREDVKRMNEAPVLFTMANPVPEIAPEDVEDIAGVIATGRSDYPNQINNVLCFPGIFRAALDCRAREINEEMKLAAAEAIASTIRPEELNKLYIIPGVFNENAVQRVREKVIRAAIESGTARRVPRDFR, encoded by the coding sequence ATGCAAGGCGGTATTGGCGGTAAAAATATCATTTTACGACTGGAAATTTCCACCGAGCACATCCAATTTGGTCAATTGATTACGCTGGTCAACGAACATGGCGGGGATGTTATTGCGATTGACGTCATTCGCACCTCTGAAAAGGTCACCGTGCGGGATATTACGGTTACCATTGCCGACCCGGCCGAAATTGACCGAATGATTACCCGGATTAAAAAAGCGCAAGGCGTGAAGGTACTGTCCATCTCTGACCGGACCTTTCTGCTGCACCTTGGAGGTAAAATTGAAATGCAGCCCAAGGTTCCGATTCAGAATCGCGACGACTTGTCCCGGGTGTACACTCCAGATGTAGCACGCGTGTGCATGGCGATTCATGAGGAGCCGGACAAAGCCTTCCGTTTGACGATCAAACGTAACACCGTTGCTGTCGTCTCGGACGGAAGTGCTGTCCTGGGCTTGGGCAATATCGGCCCCTACGCGGCTATGCCGGTCATGGAAGGCAAAGCCATGCTGTTCAAGCAGCTCGGGTCCGTCGATGCTTTCCCGATTTGTCTGGACACACAGGACACTGAGGAAATCATCAAGGCGATCAAGCAAATCGCTCCAGCTTTCGGCGGTATTAATCTGGAGGATATTTCATCACCTCGCTGCTTTGAAATTGAGCAGCGGCTGCGTCAGGAGCTGGACATTCCTGTTTTTCATGATGATCAGCACGGCACTGCTGTTGTCTTGTACGCAGGGCTGATCAATGCACTCAAGGTCGTCGGCAAAGCGCTGTCTGATGTGAAAATCGTCGTCTGCGGTATCGGAGCTGCGGGTGTAGCCTGCACTAAAATTTTGCTATCTGCGGGTGCCGTTAACATCATTGGTGTAGATCGCCACGGAGCCATTACAGCTGATGAAACGTACGATCATCCGGTGTGGAACTGGTACGCACAGCATACTAACCCCGAACGGTTATCAGGCACGCTGTCCGAGGTTCTGAAAGGTGCTGACGTGTTTATCGGTCTATCGGCAGGCGGGCTACTCCAACGGGAAGACGTAAAACGCATGAACGAGGCTCCAGTGCTGTTCACCATGGCTAACCCGGTTCCCGAAATTGCCCCCGAGGATGTCGAAGACATCGCAGGTGTCATTGCCACCGGACGTTCAGACTACCCTAACCAGATCAACAACGTGCTTTGCTTTCCCGGCATATTCCGCGCGGCGCTCGACTGTCGCGCCCGTGAAATTAACGAAGAAATGAAGCTTGCGGCAGCAGAAGCCATTGCGAGTACGATCCGCCCCGAAGAATTAAATAAGCTGTATATCATCCCCGGCGTATTTAACGAGAATGCCGTTCAGCGGGTGCGTGAGAAGGTCATTCGGGCTGCGATTGAGAGCGGAACCGCCAGAAGAGTACCTCGGGATTTCAGGTAA
- the speD gene encoding adenosylmethionine decarboxylase, with product MTMTPEQRITLHGFNNLTKSLSFNMYDICYTKTREEREAYIEYIDEQYNADRLTAILKNVSDIIEAHVLNVAQQDYVPQGASVTMLISEGPIVEVPTESYAESPGPLPDSVVIQLDKSHITVHTYPEYHPDEGISTFRADIDVSTCGEISPLKALHYLIHSFDTDIMTIDYRVRGFTRDTNGHKLFIDHDIASIQNYIPDEVRNQYDMIDVNVYQEYIFHTKCKLKQFDLDNYLFGYTKKSLSGNEQQNIAARLKTEMDEIYYGKNMT from the coding sequence ATGACCATGACACCGGAACAGCGGATTACCTTGCACGGGTTTAACAATCTGACCAAATCGCTGAGCTTCAACATGTACGATATTTGTTACACCAAAACAAGGGAAGAACGCGAAGCCTATATCGAATATATTGACGAACAATACAATGCGGATCGGCTGACTGCCATTTTAAAAAATGTGTCCGATATCATCGAGGCTCATGTGCTCAACGTAGCCCAGCAGGACTATGTTCCTCAAGGAGCCAGTGTGACCATGCTTATATCGGAAGGTCCTATCGTGGAGGTGCCTACAGAATCCTACGCCGAATCACCCGGCCCTCTGCCCGATTCTGTCGTTATACAGTTGGATAAAAGCCATATCACTGTCCACACCTACCCGGAATATCACCCCGACGAGGGAATCAGCACGTTCCGAGCCGATATTGACGTCTCTACCTGTGGGGAAATCTCCCCGCTCAAGGCACTCCATTATTTGATTCATTCCTTCGACACAGATATTATGACGATTGATTATCGGGTACGCGGCTTTACACGTGATACGAATGGGCATAAGCTGTTCATCGACCATGACATCGCCTCCATTCAAAATTATATTCCCGACGAAGTGCGCAACCAGTATGACATGATAGACGTGAACGTGTATCAGGAATACATTTTCCACACTAAATGCAAGCTGAAACAATTCGATCTGGACAATTATCTATTCGGCTATACGAAGAAAAGTCTGAGCGGGAACGAGCAGCAAAACATAGCCGCCCGTCTTAAAACAGAAATGGATGAAATTTATTATGGCAAAAATATGACGTAG